CTTGGAGGCATTGATCTAGGTCCGTTATGTTTAGTTCTTTTCTACCGCAGCTAAAAACTTCATGACCAGCTAGGTTAAATATCCGTGCAATATCCTGCCCTAGCTGACCATGTGCTCCTGTGATTAATACCTTCATCCGTTCCCACCCAAACGGCTGCCATACTGCTGGGTCAAATAATCACGATATGCGCCGGATTGAATTCTCGTCCACCACTCATTGTTGCTCAAATACCACTGAATCGTTTCCTTAATGCCTGTCTCGAAGTTGTGCTTTGGCTTCCAGCCCAGCTCATTCATTATTTTTGTAGGATCAATGCCATAACGTCGGTCATGGCCTGGACGGTCTGCTACATAAGTGATCAATGATTCCGGCTTCCCGAGCTCTTCCAAAATCGTTTTTACGATATGCAGATTGGTCCGCTCATTGTTCCCCCCGATATTATAAACCTCGCCCAACTTCCCTTGATGAATAACCAGATCGATCGCACTACAATGATCCTCAACATACAGCCAATCGCGGATATTCAGGCCGTCACCGTATATAGGTAGAGATTCATCATTTAGGGAACGAGAGATAATAAGAGGGATCAGCTTCTCAGGGAATTGATATGGACCATAGTTATTCGAGCAGCGAGTGATGTTAACTGGAAGACCAAAGGTCTCATGATAAGCCCTTACAAGCAGATCCCCACCTGCCTTGCTGGCTGAATAAGGACTGTTAGGAGCAAGTGGCGTGGTTTCAGAGAACAAACCGGTTTCGCCCAAGGACCCATATACTTCATCCGTGGATACTTGAACAAATTTGGTCACGCCATATTTTTTGGCTGCATCCAGAAGGACTTGTGTACCCAGCACATTGGTGTTCACAAAGATTTCCGGTTCCAAGATGCTGCGATCTACGTGTGATTCTGCTGCGAAATTAACCACCACATCGATGCCTTGTTGAAAAATCGCATCTACTGATGGTTTGTCAGCAATATCTGCTTTCACGAACGAGTAGTTTGGGTGGTATTGTACGGATTTTAAATTTTCAAGGTTGCCTGCATACGTAAGTGCATCCATATTCACGATCTGGTAATCGGGATACTGCTGCATCATATACAAAATGAAGTTACTGCCGATAAAACCGGCACCGCCGGTAACAAGAAGTTTCATCCGAACTGCCCCCTAGTCAAAATTGATCTCTGCGTCTTTCAGCAGTGGGTGCCGCTGGTCTTTATCCGATAGTATCGGATTCGACATTGGCCAATCAATCCCCAAAGCTGGATCATTCCATAATATGCCGCGGTCATTCTCAGGGGAATAATATTCATCGACTTTATAAAGAACCTGGGTGCTCGGCACCAGCGTACAAAAACCATGTGCGAAGCCCTTAGGAACAAGCAGCTGACGATGGTTATGCTCGCTCAAGATGACACCAATCCACTGACCAAAGGTAGGAGAGCTTTTTCTAATATCTACGATCACATCGTAAATTGCACCTGTTAGGACACGTATGAGTTTGGTTTGAGCCTTAGGGTTGAGCTGATAATGAAGACCACGCAAAACACCAGCTTCTGCGGATAAAGATTGGTTGTCTTGGATGAAGTTATAGGCAATGCCATGTTGTTTAAAAAGTGAATTGTTGTAACTCTCCATAAAAAAACCCCGGTGATCGCCGTGGACCACCGGTTCAAGTACAAAGGCGTCTGTGAGTTTTAAAGGAGTTACGTTCATCTTTCAATTCCTCCCTAACTACAGTTTAAGTTTTCCGAAATCATCACCGAATCGAACATCTCTAGCCAACTCATTGGCCCGAGCGAGCGACGCATGCGTTCCCGCATCCGTCCACCAGCCTTGAAGCGTATCAAAGGTAAGCTCTTCTCGTTCAATATATGCATTGTTGACGTCTGTGATTTCCAATTCGCCACGAGCTGATGGTTTCAACGTCTTAATAATATCAAAAACCCTATCATCATACATATATATTCCCGTGACAGCATAATTGGACTTAGGCTGTTCCGGTTTTTCTTCAATGGAAATGATTTGGCTGCCTTGGATTTCCGGAACACCAAAACGGTTAGGATCAGGAACTTCCTTAATTAGGATCTTGGCACCGGACATTTGGCTTTGAAAGTTAGCCACATACGTGGAGATATCATCCTCAAACACGTTATCGCCGAGGATGACCGCCACTGATTCGCCATTTGCAAATTGCTCTGCAAGGTTCAACGCTTGAGCAATGCCTCCTGCTTCATCCTGCACTTTATATGTGAAGGAAACCCCCATTTCGCTACCGCTACCTAATAGGTTTACTACATCCCCCATGTGGTCCTTCCCCGTCACAATGAGTATGTCTGTAAGGCCAGCTTGACGGAGTTTATACACAGGGTAGAAGATCATTGGATATGCGCCAACTGGCAGAAGGTGTTTATTGGTGACTTTGGTTAAGGGATAGAGGCGTGAGCCTGTTCCGCCTGCTAAAATAATTCCTTTCATTCGCGGCACCTTCTTCCGTCTAAAAAAAATTTAAACATAAAATTTTTTAAGGGAAATTATAGACTTAATTTTGATGTGCCAAGCTTTTCAAAATGTTATTTATTTCCTTACCAACAGACTCCCATGTGTATTTATCTGATAAGAGCGAGTACCCCTGTTCTCCCATTTTTTCTCCAGCAGCCGGATTGTTCAATAAGTATTGAATATCCTCATGGAGTTTCTCTTTTCTACTCGTAATACCATTGAAGCCGTTTTGGACAAGCTCAACAAAAGCAGGACAATCCTCATTCACTATAACCGGTTTTTTTTGCATCCACGCTTCCAAAATGACTATCCCAAAACTCTCACTACTACTCATTGTGACAAGCATTGAACACTTTTTAAGTGCCCCCAATACTTCTTCACGTGTCAGCTCTCCAAAATAGAATACATTTTCGTTTTCTATGGGATCACCATCTTCATCTTTTCCCACAATAACTAGGTTGCATTTTTTAAAATCACGGTTTATTTTCTCAACAGCATCTATAACCCAGCTATAATTTTTGGAACGAGCTTTTCTACCTAGAACCAATATGAATGGAAGTTCTAAATCAAACCTTTTTCTGAACAATGTATCATCTATATTCTGATACTCATCCTTACTTATTGCTCCACCTGGAAGACATATAGTATTCGCTCCTATTTTATTATAGAAAAGAGGGACTGACAGTTCTGGAGCTGCAATGACTTTATTAGCTTCTAATAAAGCATTGTAATATGAGTTCCAATGATAGAACTCATCATCTATGTGGTAATGAGGAAGTACAACTACTGGTTTATTATGTTTTTTTGAAAGTTCAACAGCTTTAATTGTCGTATTAAAGGGAACGCTATGTCCAAGAACAATGTCTACCTCCTTAATATGTACCTCTAACCATTTGTCCATCTCATTCGAAAGCGGTCCGCGAGTCCTTTGAAATAACTCATCCCAATGAGGATCCCTAGTTTTTGCTTGAGTAATAAGTCCTTCAATATATTCCTCATAATAATGTTGTTTAAGATAATCTTTATAACTATAATCTAATTGCAACTCTTTCGACTTATTGTTTACTTCAATTAATATTGATTCTATTCTTATTCCAAGACAACGTGGGTCTGAACCCTCTAAGTAATATGGATCCATTTCCAACTCAATGATTTCAGCCCCATTGGGTTTAATAACAATCTCAAAACTACCATTAAGTTTTTCTTTCCTTAATATTTTGTTATTGTTCTTGAATAACACCTCCTTCTTTTCTGGAACACTCCCAATGAAAGTTAGAGTTTGAACGTTTTTTGTGTAAATATAGGCGTGATTTGATGACCAGATTGATGAATATTTTCCGCTATGTTCAGGGTAAAACCAGCCTCCAAGCAAAATTGGAAACTCATACTTATGAATAAAATTCAACGAGAATCTTATAGATTCATGAACCCATTGATTAAATAACAGTTTGCTATTATCATACGCTATTTTGTCATCCAAGTTATAAACCGGAAACTTATAGATATGAGTATCCTTATAAGATTTATTATTAAAATCATCATCATAGGTATACTCATTGGAAAAATGAAATTTATTATATATATATTCAATGTCTAATGTAGCAACATCTATAGAGAAATCCTCTATGTCATCTATTTTCTTGATAATGTTTAGAAGATAAGTCTCAGCTCCTCCAAGCGGAGGCTCAGTGTACCTGTATGTTAATACAAGCAACTTTTTCTTTTTCCTTTCAAAAACCTTTTCCATAATCAGGTTTTTATATCTTCTAGCCAATACTTCCCACGAAAGATGGTTTTTAACGTATAGCCTTGCTTTCCTTCCTATTAATTCTTGTTGTTTTGAATCAGAAAGTAACTTCTTTAGATTCATTTGAAAATCCGTCAATTCGCTAATTACAGCATGGACATTATCCTCAATATCATATCCCCGTTTACCTATATTAGTAGTGAGGGTTGGTAATGAGTGTTCCATATAATCTGCCAACTTTAAATTAGAACCTGATCCACCAGACATAGGATTAACAGCCACATCAGCCATTTGCATAATAAATTCCTTGTGAACATCATTTAATCTACCAAAAAGGATGACATTATCCGGATAATCACCTATAAGTGCATCACATACCGTTCCTATTATGACAAAGTATGCAGCTATATGTGGCGCTAATTCCTCTATAATAAACCTAGCAGCCTTTATGTTGGGAGGATGTCCACTTCCGACAAAAACAACCACCGGAAATCCATTGAATACAGCTTTTAAATTTTGAGTGTTGTTGATTTTTTTAGTTACTTCTACTCCATTTTTAACAGTTTCAATTTCAGTATTTTTATCCCCAATTAACTCCCTTAAACTATCATGATCTGTATCAGAAACGCTTACAATAAATTCACTTTTTTGACAAGCTAAGTGTTCAATCTTGAACACTTGGTCATTTAGTTCTTTAAATCGAGGGTGTCCTACTAGCACTTCTCTTTTTAAAGTAATTTCCGAATTTAGGCTCTCATAAACAAAAGGTTTATCATCCTCTGCAAAGTTAGTAAGCATTACCATGTAAGGATGTACTAAAATAATTAGGTCTGCTGTTGAATACATTAATTTGTAAATTTTTTTCAAGAGTTCATTCTTTTCAACCATATAAGAAGTCACAATATCCGAAGCACTAATCCAGTATAAACTATTAACATTAATCTCTTCCTCTACATGCTCAGATGTTTTTGAGACTGAAATCTGCGAAAAACTATCAGTTATATCTTCTCTCACTATTCCTTTATTATCATTTAGACACAACATATTAACTTGATAATATTTTGAAACGGCTGAGTATAGCTTATTAATTCTAATTTCTCCACCAGATGTAGGATTTGAAACTTCAAAATCATTTAGTAATAGAATGCTAGGTTTTTTCTTTAAATTACTTTGTAATAATTCCGAAAGCCTTAAACCAACCTTACCTACAATCTTTTCCCAAGAGAAATTTTCTAAGATATAACATTGACCGTTTAGCCCAATACTTTCTATCTTATCATCCCTCTCTTTTGAGAGAGTGTTTAAAACATCTGAAAAATTATCTTTTGTCGCCCTAAAGTAGTTCAATTCATCAGTTAAATTTAAGCCTCTAGCTCCAAACTCCGTAGATACGGTTGGTATACCAGCAGCAAGATATTCTATTATTTTCAAGTTAGTTCCAGCCCCTGAAAACATGGGGTTAATTGCTATACTTGAATTAGAGAACAGTTGATTTTTTTTCTCATCATCTATCAATCCTAATAATTTCACATTAGCTTGAGTTACATTCGTGAAATTGTTACAACATGCGCCGGCTACTAGAAATTCTATATCGGGACAACTAGGAGCCAAAGTAGTGAGAATGAAGTCAACTGCCTCCACATTTGGAGGATGTGCACTTCCTATAAAAAATGCTGTTAGTCTACCCTTTTCGACAGTACGAGTAATGTCCTTCCAATCATTTGGTTCAATTCCGTTAGGAGCTAGAAATATTTTCCGCAATTCTAGATTGTAATTATTCAAAAAGCTTATTTTTTCTTCTTCCGATATCACAAATACAACATCTGATTTTTGTGCTAATTTACGCTCTAAATTATCAATATATTCAACATATTTACTAGCATTTTTCCCTTTCCAAGTTTGCCGGACTAGTTCTGTCTCATGATTATAACTATTGTAGATTCTAGGCTTTTTATCTATTCCAAAAAAAACGTCGTAATTTAGCATATATGGGGAATCATGGATAATGAAATCACAATATTCGTACAACTCTAGATACTTCTCATGATAATTGTTGTATTGCTCTGCGCTTAGTGCACAGACAAGTGCTGAAATCTCTGTGCCAACATCCTCTTTATCTAAATTAAAGTGTAGCGTATCATGAATACTTTGTTTAGGAACTCGATATTCTCGAAAATGATCATTATGGCAAATTACCTCTAATTCATGGTGAGAATATGTTGGAGATAACAAAGTTACATCAATAGTTCTGCTTAATTCTTTATAAAAATTATAATATCTCAACTCTCCCCCACTAGTAGATGGATTAAATGCCGGGAAAAAGTTCATAACTAAAGCCTTCTTCATTCTTACCTCCTGATAAGTCACGGTTTATAAGCGATCAAAGAATAATCCTGTTCCATACTAATTTTATAAAGCACTTCGTCGATATCACGATGATTCACATAATCTGGATCATTCCGTTTATGTAAACGGTGTATTTCGGTATTGATAAACCCTTTCTGTTGGGCAATAAACTCTATGGTGTCGGGTACAAGTGGCTTCTGATGGGTTGGATCATAAAAGAAACTATATGACCCAACCATAATATTCTCTGGATTTGGAGTTTCAAATATAATCATCCCGCCCGGCTTAAGTATTCGCATACATTCTTCTAATACTTTTATAGTTATGTTTAGGGGAATATGCTCAATTATATGGAATCCGGTAATAACTCCCGCCGACTCAGCATTCTGTTTAAATAGATATGATAATATATCCATATACTCCACTTTAATCCCCAATTCCGTACAATAATTCACCATATCTTCATTAAGGTCAGTGCCCTCGGCAGCATACCCTTTTTCTTTAAGAAGTTCTAGCCATTCTCCACGTCCACAGCCGAGGTCTAATAACTTACAATTCGACATTTTTTTAAAAACTTTGTCTACATGGGGAATATAATATTCTTGGCGCATCTTAATGTTTGAACGCGTCCCCCTATATCTATCTTCAAATGCTAGATACATAGAATCAAAAAGACTATTATCATTATCGACATAATTTTCCCACAACACTTTGGTTCTATTATCTAATACCTGACTCTTCAATGTTGTCTCCTTGTTATGTGATTCTATATTCGTTACCTTTGATTCTACATTCGCCACCATCGATTCTAAAATCTCGACTTTGGATTGGAGCCTATGTATCTCCAACCTATATTGATCAATAATGTTGTTTTGTTTTGATAGTAAACTCTCAACTGCCTCAACATTATTATCATTTATTTTATCACGTATAGTGAATCTGGCATTTGTATAGGCTTCAATTTGCTGAAGGTGTTTAACGATCCGAGGGAGTTTAATCATTGAAGCAATGACTTTCAAACCGTACCCAAAAAACGGTAAGTTTGTTATCCTGCTGTATGCGTACTTTTTTTTCAAACCAATAATTTGCACATTAAATCTTTGTGCCTCTTTTGATTTCTTCAGACGGCCAAGTATTTGAACTTTAGATAAAGTACCGTTACGCAACAAAGCCAGAAAATTGTTAAACCCTTGACTATCGGGATTTCTCCTTAGCAAGGCATGATAACAAACCCGGATAAATTCCTCATCATCATATTGTAAGAGTTCCTCAAGAAAATAAATCTCCTTTATCGGAAGTTTGATATCTTCTCGTAGACGAGACAATTCCATTCTCTGTTCATTGACTATTCCCTTTCCAACCTCGGTGATTTCTTTAATATCAATATTTTCGAGAGACGGTAACTCCAAAAAGTGATTGATACTATTTATAATATCTTGTGAACGCAGCGGCCGCATTTTCTTATCCACATTTATACCTCCTATAATCCCTTATATACCTCGTAAGTTTTCGAAGCAGTACTTTCCCATGAAAACTTTGCAGCCTGCTTTAAGCCTTTGGCAATTAAATCACTTCGAATTTCTTCGTCCTGTATTACTCTTGCAATTTCTAAGGCAATCTCATTAACATCATAAGGGTCCGTTTGAATGCCCGCTTGTTCTACAACCTCAGGTAAAGAAGAGCAATTCGACGTTATGACTGGAATACCTGACTGCATTGCCTCTAGCACTGGAAGGCCAAAGCCTTCATAGATAGATATATATATAAATAGCGAAGCCAGATTGTATATCTTTGGGAGATCGTTTTCTTTTATATATCCAGGAAAAAGAACATAATTTTCTAATTTCAGTTGTGTGACTGTATGAAGTACTTCATCATAACCAAGCCCTTTCCCACCAATCAAAACAAGTTTATGTTCAATTTGATATTTGTTCCTTGCTTCCGCATAAGCCTTTATCATATTTATTACATTTTTCCTCATTTCAATAGTCCCGACAAACAAAATAAACTTAGATGGCAAACCATATACACCTCTAATATACTCTACATTCTCAGGTTTCCTTAAACAGTAATTAGGGGATGCAGCTAAATGGATGCACACAATTTTAGATTCCTTGACCCCAAAATATTGTTGAAGATCCTTTCCGGTACTGAATGAATCAACAATAATTAGATCACTTTCATTTGCAGCATACTTTGACCACTCTGTATGATGGTCTACAATAGATTTTGGTACAAATTCAGGGTGTTTTATAAAGGAAAGATCGTGAATAGTAACTACCTTCTTTGCTCTTCGTGTAGGTAGCAGAACATAATTAGTTCCATGAAAAACATCAAACCTTCCAATAAATGTTTCGATTTGGAAGGTATTGTATAGTAATTTATTGTTGGATTTAGTACGATATAAATCATATGGAAAAGGAGCTTTTCTTAATGTGTAGTTATCCACATCTATACTTTTCGAAAATCCAATACCATTACATAATAACTCCAAATTCAGTTCATTAAATCTACTTAGATTGTTATATAAATTTTCAACATAATATCCAATCCCGGTCTTTCTTCCTAGCAATGGCATACCGTCCATAATAATTCTCATTCTCGTTTCCCTTCTACTCAATCAACCATTGGTGCGGTATTTTAGCAATGCCTATATCTAACACTGATGAGGACACATGTATTGAGACAGCTCTAGAATAATAGTCATAGGCTGTACCGTCTATTTGATGAAATGCAAAGTCAAGCATATATTTACCAGCTACCAAGGGGAGTTGATCAAATTGACAAATTATAGTTCCTTTGGACTTAAATTTCCCATTAAAATCATCAATTCGAGTGTTAGATCCATAGCAGTTTATACCATCAATAGTAGTTAACATAAAACCAAAAACAATATCTTCAACAATTTCATGCATAGCATAGTCAACTTTGATTAATACACGGTCACCACTTTTAAATGAATAACTTTCTTCATTATTGTGATTGAATATATTAATACCATTAATTCGAACTTTACCATTTCCCCATCTACTAGATGTTCCACTCAATACGTGCCCCTTAGGACTTTCCTGCACTAAATTTGAATTAACAAGAGATTTATTATCTCGTAGTTGCTGATTGTTATGCTTATCCCCCTCTTCCCCTTCTAGATAGTCTAAATATTCTCGAATAACCTCTTTAGCCGGTCCTATTTTATAAACTTCACCATACTTCAACCAGATTACCTCATCACACATATTCTCAAGAGTAGTATTATCGTGCGATACAATTACTATTGTTTTATTTTGCTTTTTCAACTCTTTAAGACGATTTATACATTTTCTTTGAAACGCTGTATCTCCGACAGAAAGAATCTCATCAATTAATAAGATATCTGGATTTACAGTTATTGCTACAGAAAAAGCCAACCTCATATACATACCTGAAGAATAGCTACGTAAAGGATTGTCGATAAAGTCTTCAAGTTCAGAAAACATAATGATATCATCAACCATCTTATCTATCTCTCGTTTAGTAAATCCTAGAATTGATGCATTCAT
This Paenibacillus sp. JZ16 DNA region includes the following protein-coding sequences:
- the rfbB gene encoding dTDP-glucose 4,6-dehydratase, with amino-acid sequence MKLLVTGGAGFIGSNFILYMMQQYPDYQIVNMDALTYAGNLENLKSVQYHPNYSFVKADIADKPSVDAIFQQGIDVVVNFAAESHVDRSILEPEIFVNTNVLGTQVLLDAAKKYGVTKFVQVSTDEVYGSLGETGLFSETTPLAPNSPYSASKAGGDLLVRAYHETFGLPVNITRCSNNYGPYQFPEKLIPLIISRSLNDESLPIYGDGLNIRDWLYVEDHCSAIDLVIHQGKLGEVYNIGGNNERTNLHIVKTILEELGKPESLITYVADRPGHDRRYGIDPTKIMNELGWKPKHNFETGIKETIQWYLSNNEWWTRIQSGAYRDYLTQQYGSRLGGNG
- the rfbC gene encoding dTDP-4-dehydrorhamnose 3,5-epimerase, which gives rise to MNVTPLKLTDAFVLEPVVHGDHRGFFMESYNNSLFKQHGIAYNFIQDNQSLSAEAGVLRGLHYQLNPKAQTKLIRVLTGAIYDVIVDIRKSSPTFGQWIGVILSEHNHRQLLVPKGFAHGFCTLVPSTQVLYKVDEYYSPENDRGILWNDPALGIDWPMSNPILSDKDQRHPLLKDAEINFD
- a CDS encoding sugar phosphate nucleotidyltransferase, translated to MKGIILAGGTGSRLYPLTKVTNKHLLPVGAYPMIFYPVYKLRQAGLTDILIVTGKDHMGDVVNLLGSGSEMGVSFTYKVQDEAGGIAQALNLAEQFANGESVAVILGDNVFEDDISTYVANFQSQMSGAKILIKEVPDPNRFGVPEIQGSQIISIEEKPEQPKSNYAVTGIYMYDDRVFDIIKTLKPSARGELEITDVNNAYIEREELTFDTLQGWWTDAGTHASLARANELARDVRFGDDFGKLKL
- a CDS encoding glycosyltransferase family 4 protein — encoded protein: MKKALVMNFFPAFNPSTSGGELRYYNFYKELSRTIDVTLLSPTYSHHELEVICHNDHFREYRVPKQSIHDTLHFNLDKEDVGTEISALVCALSAEQYNNYHEKYLELYEYCDFIIHDSPYMLNYDVFFGIDKKPRIYNSYNHETELVRQTWKGKNASKYVEYIDNLERKLAQKSDVVFVISEEEKISFLNNYNLELRKIFLAPNGIEPNDWKDITRTVEKGRLTAFFIGSAHPPNVEAVDFILTTLAPSCPDIEFLVAGACCNNFTNVTQANVKLLGLIDDEKKNQLFSNSSIAINPMFSGAGTNLKIIEYLAAGIPTVSTEFGARGLNLTDELNYFRATKDNFSDVLNTLSKERDDKIESIGLNGQCYILENFSWEKIVGKVGLRLSELLQSNLKKKPSILLLNDFEVSNPTSGGEIRINKLYSAVSKYYQVNMLCLNDNKGIVREDITDSFSQISVSKTSEHVEEEINVNSLYWISASDIVTSYMVEKNELLKKIYKLMYSTADLIILVHPYMVMLTNFAEDDKPFVYESLNSEITLKREVLVGHPRFKELNDQVFKIEHLACQKSEFIVSVSDTDHDSLRELIGDKNTEIETVKNGVEVTKKINNTQNLKAVFNGFPVVVFVGSGHPPNIKAARFIIEELAPHIAAYFVIIGTVCDALIGDYPDNVILFGRLNDVHKEFIMQMADVAVNPMSGGSGSNLKLADYMEHSLPTLTTNIGKRGYDIEDNVHAVISELTDFQMNLKKLLSDSKQQELIGRKARLYVKNHLSWEVLARRYKNLIMEKVFERKKKKLLVLTYRYTEPPLGGAETYLLNIIKKIDDIEDFSIDVATLDIEYIYNKFHFSNEYTYDDDFNNKSYKDTHIYKFPVYNLDDKIAYDNSKLLFNQWVHESIRFSLNFIHKYEFPILLGGWFYPEHSGKYSSIWSSNHAYIYTKNVQTLTFIGSVPEKKEVLFKNNNKILRKEKLNGSFEIVIKPNGAEIIELEMDPYYLEGSDPRCLGIRIESILIEVNNKSKELQLDYSYKDYLKQHYYEEYIEGLITQAKTRDPHWDELFQRTRGPLSNEMDKWLEVHIKEVDIVLGHSVPFNTTIKAVELSKKHNKPVVVLPHYHIDDEFYHWNSYYNALLEANKVIAAPELSVPLFYNKIGANTICLPGGAISKDEYQNIDDTLFRKRFDLELPFILVLGRKARSKNYSWVIDAVEKINRDFKKCNLVIVGKDEDGDPIENENVFYFGELTREEVLGALKKCSMLVTMSSSESFGIVILEAWMQKKPVIVNEDCPAFVELVQNGFNGITSRKEKLHEDIQYLLNNPAAGEKMGEQGYSLLSDKYTWESVGKEINNILKSLAHQN
- a CDS encoding methyltransferase domain-containing protein encodes the protein MDKKMRPLRSQDIINSINHFLELPSLENIDIKEITEVGKGIVNEQRMELSRLREDIKLPIKEIYFLEELLQYDDEEFIRVCYHALLRRNPDSQGFNNFLALLRNGTLSKVQILGRLKKSKEAQRFNVQIIGLKKKYAYSRITNLPFFGYGLKVIASMIKLPRIVKHLQQIEAYTNARFTIRDKINDNNVEAVESLLSKQNNIIDQYRLEIHRLQSKVEILESMVANVESKVTNIESHNKETTLKSQVLDNRTKVLWENYVDNDNSLFDSMYLAFEDRYRGTRSNIKMRQEYYIPHVDKVFKKMSNCKLLDLGCGRGEWLELLKEKGYAAEGTDLNEDMVNYCTELGIKVEYMDILSYLFKQNAESAGVITGFHIIEHIPLNITIKVLEECMRILKPGGMIIFETPNPENIMVGSYSFFYDPTHQKPLVPDTIEFIAQQKGFINTEIHRLHKRNDPDYVNHRDIDEVLYKISMEQDYSLIAYKP
- a CDS encoding glycosyltransferase family 4 protein: MRIIMDGMPLLGRKTGIGYYVENLYNNLSRFNELNLELLCNGIGFSKSIDVDNYTLRKAPFPYDLYRTKSNNKLLYNTFQIETFIGRFDVFHGTNYVLLPTRRAKKVVTIHDLSFIKHPEFVPKSIVDHHTEWSKYAANESDLIIVDSFSTGKDLQQYFGVKESKIVCIHLAASPNYCLRKPENVEYIRGVYGLPSKFILFVGTIEMRKNVINMIKAYAEARNKYQIEHKLVLIGGKGLGYDEVLHTVTQLKLENYVLFPGYIKENDLPKIYNLASLFIYISIYEGFGLPVLEAMQSGIPVITSNCSSLPEVVEQAGIQTDPYDVNEIALEIARVIQDEEIRSDLIAKGLKQAAKFSWESTASKTYEVYKGL
- a CDS encoding ABC transporter ATP-binding protein, which produces MVSIKVKNLSKVFILNKNKRTTLKEKIIIRKTSSKEEYWALKNVNCQIDAGKTVGIIGRNGSGKSTLLKMMTKIMYPTKGSIEVNGKVSSLLELGAGFHPDFTGRENIYMNASILGFTKREIDKMVDDIIMFSELEDFIDNPLRSYSSGMYMRLAFSVAITVNPDILLIDEILSVGDTAFQRKCINRLKELKKQNKTIVIVSHDNTTLENMCDEVIWLKYGEVYKIGPAKEVIREYLDYLEGEEGDKHNNQQLRDNKSLVNSNLVQESPKGHVLSGTSSRWGNGKVRINGINIFNHNNEESYSFKSGDRVLIKVDYAMHEIVEDIVFGFMLTTIDGINCYGSNTRIDDFNGKFKSKGTIICQFDQLPLVAGKYMLDFAFHQIDGTAYDYYSRAVSIHVSSSVLDIGIAKIPHQWLIE